A genomic stretch from Acetobacter ascendens includes:
- a CDS encoding Dyp-type peroxidase: protein MVTPQPVDTKLTQSALFLVMTLNDAPAVRTQVLDLLGDISSLVRGVGFRIPDGKLSCITGIGSNAWDLLFGAPRPKELHPFQEINGVHHAPSTPGDLLFHIRATRMDLCFELATALTSRLEDVAKVTDEVHGFKYFDARDLLGFVDGTENPTGQAAFAATVIEDEDPSFTGGSYVIVQKYLHDLKKWNSIPTEVQEHIIGRKKVSDIELPEAAKPSYAHNVLTNIEENGQQLQIVRDNMPFGEVGKGEFGTYFIGYARSPARTEQMLQNMFIGKPPGNYDRILDVSTAVTGALFFIPTSEFLDDAPNMSTENTQASPEPTSALHNTKALHGSLGIGSLNNKDA, encoded by the coding sequence GTGGTTACACCGCAGCCAGTTGATACGAAATTAACACAATCGGCCCTCTTTCTTGTGATGACCCTGAATGATGCCCCTGCGGTACGCACGCAGGTGCTGGACCTGCTTGGTGATATTTCTTCACTTGTACGCGGGGTCGGGTTTCGTATTCCAGATGGTAAATTAAGCTGTATTACCGGTATTGGATCAAATGCATGGGACCTACTTTTTGGCGCACCACGCCCCAAGGAGCTTCACCCTTTTCAGGAAATTAACGGCGTGCATCATGCCCCCTCAACACCGGGGGATCTTTTGTTCCATATTCGCGCTACGCGTATGGATTTATGCTTTGAACTGGCAACGGCCCTTACGTCCAGACTGGAAGACGTGGCAAAAGTTACAGATGAAGTACATGGTTTTAAGTATTTTGATGCACGAGATCTGCTTGGTTTTGTTGATGGCACCGAAAACCCAACCGGACAGGCAGCTTTTGCGGCAACAGTTATTGAAGATGAAGATCCATCCTTTACGGGCGGCAGTTACGTTATTGTCCAGAAATACCTGCATGATCTAAAAAAATGGAATTCTATTCCGACTGAAGTTCAGGAACACATTATCGGTCGCAAAAAAGTATCCGACATAGAATTGCCCGAAGCAGCCAAACCCAGCTATGCGCACAATGTTCTTACCAACATTGAAGAAAACGGGCAGCAGCTTCAGATTGTGCGTGACAACATGCCTTTTGGAGAAGTGGGGAAAGGAGAGTTTGGTACATACTTTATTGGCTATGCACGCTCCCCTGCACGCACAGAGCAGATGTTACAAAATATGTTTATCGGAAAGCCACCGGGCAATTACGATAGAATTCTGGATGTCAGCACAGCGGTAACAGGGGCACTTTTCTTTATTCCCACAAGTGAATTTCTTGACGATGCTCCCAACATGAGCACAGAAAATACGCAGGCATCTCCAGAACCTACATCCGCTCTTCACAACACAAAAGCACTTCATGGTTCTCTCGGAATTGGATCATTAAACAATAAGGACGCCTGA
- the proP gene encoding glycine betaine/L-proline transporter ProP, which yields MKDSGTAHAHFGWFKRRKQMKPQDITVVDAQMLNKAVGAAALGNAMEWFDFGVYGYIAVTLGQVFFPSDDAATRLIATFATFTVAFLVRPLGGMVFGPLGDKYGRQKVLAFTMIAMAIGTFSIGLIPSYAHIGLWAPLLLLLARLVQGFSTGGEYAGAATFIAEYSTDKNRGLMGSWLEFGTLAGYVAGAGIVTALQIGLSHTAMLEWGWRIPFLIAGPLGLLGVYMRSRLEETPAFQAYAEQAAQRDDEKPGWGELLRVHWRQLLKCMGLVLVFNVTDYMLLTYIPSYLTVALGYAESKGLLLIIIVMLMMMPLNVMGGYLSDKLGRRPMIIGACIALLVLSIPSVLLLQSGNDWLIFAGLMLLGLALVCFTSSMPSTLPALFYTPIRYTALSMAFNVSVSMFGGTTPLVTAWLVGHTGNLLMPAYYLMFAGVVGIVTMLTVKETACMPLRGSPPAVGSEAEVKKILQGDHPITVDSTLPPIHQE from the coding sequence ATGAAGGATTCTGGAACGGCGCATGCGCATTTTGGTTGGTTTAAGCGCCGTAAACAGATGAAACCGCAGGACATTACTGTTGTTGATGCCCAGATGTTAAACAAGGCAGTGGGCGCAGCTGCTTTGGGTAATGCCATGGAGTGGTTCGACTTTGGTGTCTATGGTTATATTGCCGTTACGCTGGGGCAGGTCTTTTTTCCATCGGATGATGCTGCCACCCGTCTGATTGCAACTTTTGCTACGTTTACTGTGGCATTTCTGGTCAGGCCTCTGGGTGGCATGGTTTTTGGGCCACTGGGGGATAAATACGGACGCCAGAAAGTGCTGGCTTTTACGATGATTGCAATGGCAATTGGCACGTTCTCTATCGGCCTGATTCCATCTTATGCTCACATTGGTTTATGGGCACCGTTGCTATTGCTGCTGGCTCGGTTGGTGCAGGGATTTTCAACCGGTGGGGAATATGCTGGTGCCGCCACCTTTATTGCGGAATATTCCACCGATAAAAATCGCGGGCTTATGGGGAGTTGGCTGGAGTTTGGTACTCTGGCTGGTTATGTGGCAGGTGCAGGTATTGTCACAGCCTTGCAGATTGGCCTTAGCCATACGGCCATGTTGGAATGGGGATGGCGTATTCCCTTTTTGATTGCCGGCCCATTGGGGCTGCTAGGTGTGTATATGCGCTCCCGGTTGGAAGAAACGCCAGCTTTTCAGGCATATGCAGAACAGGCTGCGCAGCGGGATGATGAAAAACCGGGTTGGGGTGAACTGCTGCGTGTGCATTGGCGGCAGTTGCTAAAATGCATGGGCCTTGTGCTGGTATTTAACGTAACCGACTACATGTTGCTGACGTACATTCCTAGCTATCTGACGGTGGCTTTAGGATACGCGGAAAGCAAAGGTCTTTTGCTGATTATCATCGTCATGCTGATGATGATGCCATTGAACGTAATGGGTGGGTATTTAAGCGATAAACTGGGCCGCCGCCCCATGATTATTGGTGCTTGTATTGCTCTTCTGGTGCTGTCTATTCCTTCTGTTTTGCTTTTGCAGAGCGGGAATGATTGGCTGATTTTTGCGGGCCTGATGCTTCTTGGTCTTGCTCTTGTCTGCTTTACCAGCAGCATGCCATCCACTTTGCCGGCGCTTTTCTATACGCCTATCAGATATACTGCGCTTTCTATGGCGTTTAACGTATCTGTTTCCATGTTTGGTGGCACAACACCACTGGTAACAGCATGGCTGGTTGGGCACACAGGCAACCTGCTTATGCCAGCTTATTATCTCATGTTTGCGGGTGTTGTTGGTATTGTTACAATGCTGACAGTGAAGGAAACGGCTTGCATGCCTCTGCGTGGCTCACCACCAGCAGTGGGGAGTGAGGCTGAAGTTAAAAAGATCCTTCAGGGAGATCACCCTATCACAGTAGATTCTACGTTGCCGCCTATCCATCAGGAATAA
- a CDS encoding protein adenylyltransferase SelO gives MAPLPFRQSYAALPERFYANAPLSPAPAPKLIRLNYALAEQLGLDAEWLASPQGVAMLAGSAMPEGVDPLSTAYAGHQFGSFNPHLGDGRALLLGDVQDAQGHVWEVQLKGSGPTPFSRRGDGRAVLGPVLREYVVSEAMHALGIPTTRALAAVKTGMTVLRETMLPGAVLARVASSHIRVGTFQYFASRQDVAGLRILADFAIARHYPQAAQAPMPYLAFLQQVIAAQAKLIAQWMLVGFIHGVMNTDNMAVSGETIDYGPCAFMDQYDPNAVFSFIDERGRYAFTNQPTIALWNLTRLAEALLPLFSEDEEESVALAGQALEQFGGLFHGAYFAGLRAKLGLKTQQAEDETFFHALFAQMQEHQADFTNTFRSLSDERVITGEYVSDTLNGLQPWLIQWRQRLTQEAEDAPAIRAENMRHVNPCYIPRNHLIEAMISAAVNNDDYTLFEEMLRLTASPYTKQAGMMRYTQPPQPEERVRYTFCGT, from the coding sequence ATGGCACCACTTCCTTTCCGACAAAGCTATGCAGCATTGCCAGAGCGGTTTTATGCCAATGCACCTCTTTCTCCTGCACCAGCTCCTAAGCTGATCCGGTTGAACTATGCTTTGGCAGAACAACTAGGGTTGGACGCAGAATGGCTGGCCAGCCCGCAGGGCGTGGCCATGTTAGCTGGTAGCGCCATGCCAGAAGGTGTGGATCCGCTTTCCACGGCGTATGCAGGCCACCAGTTTGGCAGTTTTAATCCGCATTTGGGGGATGGTCGTGCCTTGTTACTGGGAGATGTACAGGATGCTCAGGGCCACGTATGGGAAGTACAACTTAAAGGTTCTGGCCCCACGCCGTTTTCCCGTAGGGGAGATGGCCGTGCTGTGCTGGGGCCCGTACTGCGTGAATATGTAGTGAGTGAAGCCATGCATGCTTTGGGTATACCCACAACCCGTGCATTGGCGGCCGTAAAAACAGGCATGACTGTTTTACGTGAAACCATGTTGCCTGGGGCTGTTCTGGCGCGTGTGGCTTCCAGCCATATCCGGGTTGGCACATTTCAGTATTTTGCATCACGGCAGGATGTGGCAGGTCTGCGGATTTTGGCAGACTTTGCCATTGCCCGGCATTACCCGCAGGCAGCACAAGCCCCAATGCCGTATCTGGCGTTTCTTCAACAGGTTATTGCGGCCCAAGCCAAGCTTATAGCTCAGTGGATGTTGGTTGGCTTTATTCATGGTGTGATGAATACGGATAATATGGCTGTATCAGGGGAAACCATAGATTACGGCCCATGTGCGTTTATGGATCAGTATGACCCTAATGCCGTGTTTAGCTTTATTGATGAACGCGGGCGTTACGCCTTTACCAACCAGCCGACAATTGCCCTATGGAATCTTACACGCTTGGCGGAAGCCTTGCTGCCGCTTTTTTCTGAAGATGAAGAAGAAAGTGTTGCTTTGGCAGGGCAGGCGCTTGAGCAATTTGGTGGGTTATTCCATGGCGCATATTTTGCGGGATTGCGTGCAAAGCTTGGTTTGAAGACACAGCAAGCGGAGGATGAAACATTCTTTCACGCTTTGTTTGCTCAAATGCAGGAACACCAGGCAGATTTCACCAATACATTCCGCAGCTTGAGTGATGAGCGCGTGATAACAGGTGAATATGTGTCTGATACACTAAATGGCTTACAGCCATGGTTAATCCAATGGCGGCAGCGTTTAACGCAAGAAGCGGAGGACGCTCCAGCTATACGGGCGGAAAATATGCGCCACGTAAACCCGTGTTATATCCCGCGCAATCATCTGATAGAGGCCATGATAAGTGCAGCCGTAAACAATGATGACTACACGTTGTTTGAAGAAATGCTGCGCCTTACAGCTTCACCTTATACAAAGCAGGCAGGTATGATGCGGTATACGCAACCACCCCAGCCTGAAGAGCGCGTAAGATACACCTTTTGCGGGACGTAA
- the polA gene encoding DNA polymerase I yields the protein MTETPHLVLVDGSGFIFRAFHALPPMTSPEGVPVNAVYGFTTMLARLLKDHVGTHLAVLFDASRQTFRSEIYPQYKAHRPEPPEDLRPQFSLIREATQAFNVPGIELPGWEADDLIASYAMAIRAQGGTCTIVSSDKDLMQLVGDGVCMLDPIKQTPVGPAEVETKFGVPPTKVVDVQALMGDPTDNVPGVPGIGPKTAAALVQEYGTLEAVLNAAPEMKKSKRRDMLIEHANAARVSLQLVTLATDVPLPVPVEELNTREPDMLILADWLDRMGFRSILSRMGLGHPSGAHAHRAARKVAAASVAGATTPADAASAPDASVLSAPYHDYETVRTAEALQKWVSTAQEAGICAVDTETDGLDPLAANIVGFSIATAPGKACYVPLKHEGTLEAPTGEQLAVDAALKLLAPLLQDDAVLKIFHNAKFDLLILDHAGIPVSSITAVDDTMLISYSQSAGLHGQGMDELSTLHLSHTPITYDSVTGTGRNRLPFAQVPVETATKYAAEDADVTLRLWHVLHPTLRANKALALYEQIERPLSAILADMEKAGIAVDRAELDRLSKDFEARMLGMENDIYEAAGRQFNIGSPKQLGEILFDEMGLKGGKRGKAGAWSTDSSVLQDLADQGHDLPARILAWRQLAKLKSTYTDALLRQAGRDDRVHTSFQMAITSTGRLSSTDPNLQNIPVRTEEGTRIRQAFIAPPGKKLISADYSQIELRLLADVANIPALREAFQLGQDIHARTASEVFNIPLDGMDALTRRRAKAINFGIIYGISAFGLSKQLGIPAGEARTYIDAYFARYPGIRDYMERMREEARTHGYVLTPFGRRCYVPGIHEKSAARRQYAERQAINAPLQGGAADIIKRAMVHLPLALQKAGFGATRMLLQVHDELLFETDELEAKAVAAIIKNVMEAAADLAVPLVVETGIGQNWAEAH from the coding sequence ATGACAGAAACACCCCATCTGGTTCTGGTAGATGGCAGCGGCTTTATTTTCCGCGCCTTTCATGCCCTCCCGCCCATGACCAGCCCAGAAGGTGTACCAGTAAATGCCGTTTACGGCTTTACCACCATGCTGGCTCGCTTGCTGAAAGACCATGTAGGCACGCATCTAGCTGTGCTGTTTGATGCCAGCCGCCAGACATTCCGTTCAGAAATCTATCCACAGTATAAAGCGCATCGCCCCGAACCGCCTGAAGACTTGCGCCCCCAGTTCAGCCTGATCAGGGAAGCCACACAGGCCTTCAATGTGCCGGGCATCGAACTCCCTGGCTGGGAGGCAGATGACCTGATTGCATCTTATGCAATGGCCATTCGGGCACAAGGCGGCACATGCACCATTGTTTCATCTGACAAAGATCTGATGCAACTAGTGGGAGACGGCGTTTGCATGCTGGACCCCATCAAACAAACACCAGTTGGCCCTGCTGAGGTAGAAACTAAATTTGGTGTCCCCCCCACAAAAGTGGTGGATGTACAGGCCCTGATGGGAGACCCCACAGATAATGTACCCGGCGTGCCCGGCATTGGCCCCAAAACAGCAGCAGCTCTTGTGCAGGAATATGGCACGCTGGAAGCTGTTCTAAATGCTGCGCCGGAGATGAAAAAATCCAAGCGGCGTGACATGCTCATCGAACACGCCAATGCTGCACGCGTTTCTCTCCAGTTGGTCACCCTTGCCACTGATGTTCCGCTGCCCGTGCCAGTAGAAGAACTCAACACGCGTGAGCCAGATATGCTGATTTTGGCAGACTGGCTGGACCGTATGGGATTTCGTTCCATCCTCAGCCGTATGGGGCTTGGCCACCCTTCTGGCGCCCATGCACATCGTGCTGCCAGAAAAGTCGCCGCGGCATCAGTGGCCGGAGCTACCACACCCGCTGATGCGGCATCGGCCCCCGATGCATCTGTGCTTTCTGCCCCGTATCATGATTATGAAACTGTGCGCACAGCAGAAGCCCTGCAAAAATGGGTAAGCACAGCACAAGAAGCCGGTATCTGTGCGGTGGATACAGAAACGGATGGACTAGACCCGCTTGCCGCCAATATTGTCGGGTTTTCTATTGCAACGGCTCCGGGCAAAGCCTGCTATGTGCCTTTAAAACACGAAGGTACTCTAGAAGCACCTACAGGCGAACAACTTGCGGTTGATGCAGCCCTTAAACTTCTGGCGCCTCTTTTGCAGGATGATGCCGTTTTAAAGATTTTCCATAATGCCAAGTTTGATCTGCTCATTCTGGATCATGCAGGCATTCCGGTATCCAGCATCACCGCTGTAGATGATACAATGCTGATCTCTTACAGCCAGTCTGCTGGGCTACATGGGCAAGGTATGGATGAACTTTCTACCCTGCATTTAAGCCATACACCCATCACGTATGACAGTGTAACAGGCACAGGCCGCAACCGCCTGCCTTTTGCGCAAGTTCCTGTTGAGACTGCCACCAAATATGCAGCCGAAGATGCCGACGTAACTTTACGCCTATGGCATGTGCTGCATCCTACGCTGCGCGCCAACAAAGCTCTGGCGCTTTATGAGCAGATTGAACGCCCACTTTCGGCCATTCTGGCTGACATGGAAAAAGCTGGCATTGCCGTAGATCGGGCAGAGCTTGATCGGCTTTCCAAGGATTTTGAAGCCCGTATGCTGGGCATGGAAAACGATATTTACGAAGCCGCCGGGCGACAGTTCAATATCGGCTCTCCCAAACAACTTGGGGAAATCCTGTTTGATGAAATGGGCCTGAAAGGCGGCAAACGGGGTAAGGCTGGGGCTTGGAGCACAGATTCCTCTGTCTTGCAGGATCTGGCTGACCAAGGGCACGATCTGCCTGCGCGTATTTTGGCATGGCGGCAGCTTGCCAAGCTAAAATCCACTTATACGGATGCGCTATTACGCCAGGCTGGGCGCGATGACCGCGTGCACACATCCTTCCAGATGGCTATTACCTCCACAGGGCGTTTATCTTCTACTGACCCCAACCTGCAAAATATTCCAGTACGCACGGAAGAAGGCACACGTATCCGGCAGGCCTTTATTGCGCCACCGGGCAAGAAACTGATTTCTGCTGACTACTCGCAAATCGAACTGCGGCTACTGGCCGATGTTGCCAATATTCCAGCTTTGCGTGAAGCTTTCCAGCTTGGGCAGGATATTCACGCCCGCACAGCATCGGAAGTTTTCAATATTCCACTTGATGGTATGGATGCTCTGACACGACGGCGCGCCAAAGCTATTAACTTTGGTATTATTTACGGTATTTCGGCTTTTGGGCTTAGCAAACAGCTTGGTATTCCTGCGGGTGAAGCACGCACTTATATAGATGCCTATTTTGCGCGGTATCCCGGTATCCGTGATTATATGGAGCGCATGCGAGAAGAAGCACGCACCCACGGATATGTTCTGACACCTTTTGGCCGACGTTGTTATGTGCCTGGTATTCATGAAAAAAGTGCTGCCAGACGCCAATATGCTGAGCGGCAAGCTATTAATGCCCCCCTACAGGGTGGTGCTGCAGACATTATAAAACGCGCCATGGTGCATTTGCCGTTAGCCTTGCAAAAGGCAGGCTTTGGCGCAACACGCATGCTCCTACAGGTGCATGATGAACTGTTGTTTGAAACAGATGAATTAGAAGCCAAAGCTGTGGCGGCAATTATTAAAAACGTTATGGAAGCAGCGGCAGATCTTGCTGTACCGCTGGTTGTAGAAACCGGAATAGGCCAGAATTGGGCGGAGGCACATTAA
- a CDS encoding lysophospholipid acyltransferase family protein — MSLFSKLSTSLRFYASLAVIGIIFLALDAGSFLLRHGLPEGAKRRRIGQAWLCFMARLAVRYLEAAGILECDLAELNTLKNVPNIILVANHPSRLDSLILASALPHLVCVTKASIWERPTLGSTLRTAGYVRHDSLLRLIGPASERLQEGNQLLLFPEGTRSRAGTEPSPMQPGFAAIAQRTRLPVQTLLIKTDSPYLSQGWSFLKQPPLPMRYQIQTGPHFPAPARDEASGRALLEAVENWLKDHLA, encoded by the coding sequence ATGTCGTTGTTTTCAAAATTGAGTACCAGCTTACGGTTTTATGCATCGCTTGCCGTTATTGGTATTATTTTTCTGGCACTGGATGCAGGCTCTTTCCTGCTCCGCCATGGGCTGCCAGAAGGGGCAAAACGCCGCAGAATAGGACAGGCATGGCTCTGTTTTATGGCCCGTCTTGCTGTGCGTTATCTTGAAGCTGCCGGTATTTTGGAATGTGACCTCGCAGAGCTTAATACCCTTAAGAATGTCCCCAACATTATACTGGTTGCTAATCACCCTTCACGGTTGGACAGCCTTATTCTGGCCTCTGCCCTGCCGCATCTGGTTTGCGTTACCAAAGCCTCCATCTGGGAACGCCCAACTTTGGGTAGCACGTTACGGACTGCAGGCTACGTTCGGCATGATAGCCTTTTGCGGCTAATTGGGCCAGCTTCTGAACGCCTGCAAGAAGGTAATCAGTTATTGTTGTTTCCCGAAGGCACGCGCTCCCGCGCAGGCACAGAACCCAGCCCCATGCAGCCAGGTTTTGCAGCTATTGCGCAGCGTACCCGTCTGCCAGTGCAGACTCTCTTGATCAAAACAGATTCACCCTACCTTTCTCAGGGCTGGTCTTTCCTAAAGCAACCTCCTCTCCCCATGCGTTACCAAATACAAACTGGCCCACACTTTCCTGCTCCTGCCAGAGATGAAGCCAGCGGACGTGCGTTACTTGAGGCTGTAGAAAACTGGCTGAAAGATCATCTGGCCTAA
- a CDS encoding branched-chain amino acid aminotransferase translates to MTTESDTAFKITRKTDITPAAEREAMLANPGFGRVFTDHMAVVTYTEGKGWHSAEILPRQPLMLDPAASVLHYAQEIFEGMKAYRTPDGSVQLFRPDANARRFRHSAERMAMAQVPEDLFLDAVTQLVKLDKDWVPKPEIGTLYIRPFMIATEAALGVKPASEFKFIVIACAAGEYFSKDAGPVSVWVEERTVRASRGGTGTAKCGGNYAASLTAQMEGKEHGCHQVLFLDAQERRWLEEMGGMNVMMVFEDGTLQTPPLDSGTILHGITRDSLLTLARDRGLKVKEERYAIDQLYGDADSGKLKEVFACGTAAVVTPIGTFKSTEGGCTIGNGQTGEVTSSLRKALCDIQFGRAADTHGWVKKIG, encoded by the coding sequence ATGACCACCGAATCTGACACCGCCTTCAAGATTACCCGCAAAACAGACATCACTCCCGCAGCAGAGCGGGAAGCCATGCTGGCCAATCCGGGTTTTGGCCGCGTTTTTACCGACCACATGGCTGTTGTCACCTATACGGAAGGTAAGGGCTGGCATTCTGCTGAAATTCTGCCCCGCCAACCGTTGATGCTGGACCCAGCGGCATCCGTACTGCATTACGCGCAGGAAATTTTTGAAGGTATGAAGGCCTATCGCACACCCGATGGTAGCGTGCAGCTTTTCCGCCCAGATGCTAACGCTCGCCGCTTCCGCCATTCTGCCGAACGTATGGCTATGGCGCAGGTGCCTGAAGACCTATTTCTGGATGCGGTAACCCAACTTGTGAAGCTGGATAAAGACTGGGTGCCTAAGCCAGAAATCGGCACGCTGTATATCCGCCCATTCATGATTGCGACGGAAGCTGCTCTTGGCGTGAAGCCGGCATCTGAATTCAAGTTTATCGTGATTGCTTGTGCCGCTGGTGAATATTTCTCCAAGGATGCTGGCCCAGTTTCCGTATGGGTAGAAGAACGCACTGTACGTGCCTCCCGCGGGGGAACCGGCACTGCCAAATGTGGTGGTAACTACGCCGCCAGCCTAACGGCACAGATGGAAGGCAAGGAACACGGCTGCCATCAGGTTCTGTTCCTTGATGCGCAGGAACGCCGCTGGCTGGAAGAAATGGGCGGCATGAACGTGATGATGGTGTTTGAAGATGGCACCTTGCAAACACCTCCACTGGACAGCGGCACCATTCTGCACGGCATTACCCGCGATTCCCTTCTAACCTTGGCGCGTGACCGTGGCCTGAAGGTAAAGGAAGAACGCTACGCTATTGATCAGCTTTATGGTGATGCCGATTCCGGTAAGCTGAAAGAAGTATTCGCCTGCGGTACCGCTGCTGTTGTGACACCGATTGGTACATTTAAAAGCACAGAAGGCGGCTGCACCATTGGCAATGGCCAGACTGGTGAAGTTACCAGCAGCCTGCGTAAGGCTTTGTGCGATATCCAATTTGGCCGTGCAGCAGACACGCATGGCTGGGTTAAAAAAATTGGCTAA
- a CDS encoding SCO family protein, producing the protein MTPAGKRIALMTFGVLALAAAGGYTATHLALKHGVQLNTYGNEVGGSFRLMDSTTGTMTDQTFRNRWMLVLFGATHCAEDACAPALRNMSAALDQIEGGRHNAVIIFVSLDPDRDDAERLRQYGESIGPRVVSGTAAPFALADLAKEYHAPIEKVPDPEWTYTMRMSPQFVVMGPEVRYKGMIDARADSTHMAEDLRRIMQSQNGG; encoded by the coding sequence ATGACACCGGCTGGAAAACGTATAGCCCTCATGACCTTTGGCGTGCTGGCTTTGGCAGCTGCCGGAGGTTACACCGCCACTCATCTGGCCTTAAAACACGGCGTGCAGCTCAACACTTATGGCAACGAGGTTGGGGGGTCCTTCCGCCTTATGGATTCCACAACAGGCACCATGACGGATCAAACCTTCCGTAACCGTTGGATGCTTGTTCTGTTTGGTGCCACGCATTGTGCAGAAGATGCTTGCGCCCCTGCCCTGCGTAATATGTCTGCGGCATTGGACCAGATAGAAGGTGGCAGGCACAACGCTGTTATCATTTTTGTAAGCCTTGACCCAGATAGAGATGATGCAGAACGCCTACGCCAATATGGTGAAAGTATTGGCCCGCGCGTTGTAAGCGGCACAGCAGCTCCCTTTGCTTTGGCTGATCTGGCAAAGGAATATCATGCTCCTATTGAAAAAGTACCAGATCCTGAATGGACATATACCATGCGGATGTCCCCACAGTTTGTAGTTATGGGGCCAGAGGTACGTTACAAGGGGATGATTGATGCCCGTGCAGATAGTACCCATATGGCTGAAGATCTGCGCCGTATCATGCAATCTCAGAACGGTGGGTAA
- the cydB gene encoding cytochrome d ubiquinol oxidase subunit II: MDLTYWLPIIWAVILVAAISIYVILDGFDLGIGMLFALERDPGRRNVMVSTIAPVWDGNETWMVLGGAVLYGVFPGAYGTLLPAFYLPIILMLLALIFRGVAFEFRVMTQGTGREKLWNVGFMVGSGIAAFCQGAILGGVVQGVKVVDGAFAGRALDWLTPFSILCGLAVMCGYALLGATWLIWRTTGALEASCRRWASKLAIGLFVGIVAVSLWTPLLHAPYLRRWTDWPNIVFVLPVPVLVAVLGILFVRGLRHEHSKGPFLCALGWFFLCLSGLGITVWPYIVPPGLTLWDVSAPPSSQLFQLVGTVILLPIILTYTIYSYRVFRGKVTETDGYH; this comes from the coding sequence ATGGACCTTACATATTGGCTCCCGATTATATGGGCCGTTATCTTGGTAGCGGCGATTTCGATCTACGTTATTTTGGATGGTTTTGATCTTGGCATTGGCATGCTGTTTGCATTGGAGCGTGATCCAGGCCGACGCAATGTGATGGTTAGCACCATTGCACCAGTATGGGATGGCAATGAAACATGGATGGTGTTGGGTGGGGCTGTACTTTATGGCGTATTCCCGGGAGCATATGGCACGCTTCTGCCAGCTTTTTACCTACCAATCATCCTGATGTTGCTGGCGCTGATTTTTCGTGGTGTGGCGTTTGAATTCCGGGTCATGACGCAAGGAACAGGGCGCGAGAAACTGTGGAATGTCGGTTTCATGGTCGGCTCTGGCATTGCTGCATTCTGTCAGGGTGCCATTCTGGGTGGCGTTGTTCAGGGTGTAAAAGTTGTTGATGGTGCTTTTGCCGGAAGGGCGCTTGATTGGCTAACACCTTTTAGCATTTTATGTGGTCTAGCCGTGATGTGTGGTTACGCCTTGTTGGGAGCAACTTGGCTGATTTGGCGCACCACCGGAGCACTAGAAGCATCTTGCCGCCGCTGGGCAAGTAAGCTGGCTATAGGGTTGTTTGTAGGGATTGTAGCGGTAAGTCTTTGGACACCACTTTTGCACGCTCCCTATTTGCGCCGTTGGACAGATTGGCCAAATATTGTTTTTGTTCTTCCGGTGCCGGTTCTTGTGGCTGTGCTGGGTATTCTGTTTGTGCGCGGTTTGCGCCATGAGCATTCTAAAGGACCATTTCTATGTGCTTTGGGCTGGTTCTTTTTATGCCTTTCTGGTTTGGGCATTACGGTTTGGCCCTATATTGTTCCGCCAGGTCTGACACTTTGGGATGTCTCGGCCCCTCCAAGTAGTCAATTGTTCCAGCTTGTAGGCACAGTTATTCTGCTGCCCATTATCCTAACCTACACAATTTATTCCTATCGTGTGTTTCGCGGAAAGGTAACGGAAACAGATGGCTATCACTAA